From a region of the Vicugna pacos chromosome 35, VicPac4, whole genome shotgun sequence genome:
- the ASB13 gene encoding ankyrin repeat and SOCS box protein 13 isoform X2, producing MYLAHDHTCAQESLWQRPRSWTQVTAAWRWPGARAAAVAGPETTTPGARGHLGRTRGPAPIGPAQPAARSRPRSRRRSRGASDRAAELGRAGVCGPHGAPRGGRLLPGRRRAEKGDLRIQPVCSRASDLEGRGWQKMKRCLRDLGSKQGFWVERTPVHEAAQRGETRQLQQLIENGACVNQVTVDSITPLHVASLRGQAQCVQLLLAAGAQVDARNIDGSTPLCDACASGSVECVKLLLSHGAKVNPPLYTASPLHEACMSGSSECVRLLIDVGANLEAHDCHFGTPLHVACAREHLDCVKALLNAGANVNAAKLHETALHHAAKVKNVDLIEMLIQFGGNIYARDNRGRKPSDYTRSSSAPAKCFEHYEKTPLTLSQLCRVSLRRATGVRGLEKIAKLDIPPRLIDYLSYN from the exons ATGTATCTTGCGCACGATCACACATGTGCCCAGGAAAGCCTGTGGCAGCGACCACGGAGTTGGACGCAGGTGACCGCGGCGTGGCGCTGGCCCGGAGCCCGGGCAGCTGCGGTGGCCGGGCCGGAAACTACAACTCCCGGCGCGCGCGGCCACCTCGGGCGGACGCGCGGCCCGGCGCCGATTGGCCCCGCCCAGCCGGCAGCGCGGTCCCGGCCCAGGTCCCGGCGCAGGTCCCGGGGCGCGAGTGACCGGGCCGCGGAGCTGGGGCGCGCGGGAGTCTGCGGGCCGCATGGAGCCCCGCGGGGCGGACGGCTGCTTCCTGGGCGACGTAG AGCTGAAAAAGGTGATCTCCGAATTCAGCCTGTGTGCTCAAGAGCTTCTGACTTGGAAGGAAGAGGCTGGCAGAAGATGAAAAGGTGCCTTAGGGATCTGGGCTCCAAGCAAG gtttctgggtggagcGCACCCCCGTGCATGAGGCGGCCCAGCGAGGGGAGACCCGGCAGCTGCAGCAGCTGATCGAGAACGGGGCCTGTGTCAACCAGGTCACTGTGGACTCCATCACGCCCCTGCACGTGGCCAGCCTGCGGGGCCAGGCCCAGTGTGTGCAGCTGCTGCTGGCTGCCGGGGCTCAG GTGGACGCCCGCAACATTGATGGCAGCACCCCGCTCTGTGACGCCTGTGCCTCGGGCAGCGTCGAGTGTGTGAAGCTCCTGCTCTCCCACGGGGCCAAGGTCAACCCGCCCCTGTACACGGCATCCCCGCTGCACGAGGCCTGCATGAGCG GAAGTTCCGAGTGCGTGAGGCTTCTTATTGACGTTGGGGCCAACCTGGAAGCTCACGACTGCCACTTTGGGACCCCACTGCACGTTGCCTGTGCCCGGGAGCATCTGGACTGCGTCAAAGCGCTGCTCAACGCAG GCGCCAATGTGAACGCAGCGAAGCTGCACGAGACGGCGCTGCACCACGCGGCCAAGGTGAAGAACGTGGACCTCATCGAGATGCTCATCCAGTTCGGGGGCAACATCTACGCGCGGGACAACCGGGGGCGGAAGCCGTCCGACTACACGCGGAGCAGCAGCGCCCCCGCCAAGTGCTTCGAGCACTACGAGA AGACACCTCTGACCCTGTCCCAGCTCTGCAGGGTGAGCTTGAGGAGGGCCACTGGCGTCAGAGGGCTGGAGAAAATCGCCAAGTTGGACATCCCTCCCCGGCTCATCGATTACCTTTCCTACAATTGA
- the ASB13 gene encoding ankyrin repeat and SOCS box protein 13 isoform X3 has protein sequence MEPRGADGCFLGDVGFWVERTPVHEAAQRGETRQLQQLIENGACVNQVTVDSITPLHVASLRGQAQCVQLLLAAGAQVDARNIDGSTPLCDACASGSVECVKLLLSHGAKVNPPLYTASPLHEACMSGSSECVRLLIDVGANLEAHDCHFGTPLHVACAREHLDCVKALLNAGANVNAAKLHETALHHAAKVKNVDLIEMLIQFGGNIYARDNRGRKPSDYTRSSSAPAKCFEHYEKTPLTLSQLCRVSLRRATGVRGLEKIAKLDIPPRLIDYLSYN, from the exons ATGGAGCCCCGCGGGGCGGACGGCTGCTTCCTGGGCGACGTAG gtttctgggtggagcGCACCCCCGTGCATGAGGCGGCCCAGCGAGGGGAGACCCGGCAGCTGCAGCAGCTGATCGAGAACGGGGCCTGTGTCAACCAGGTCACTGTGGACTCCATCACGCCCCTGCACGTGGCCAGCCTGCGGGGCCAGGCCCAGTGTGTGCAGCTGCTGCTGGCTGCCGGGGCTCAG GTGGACGCCCGCAACATTGATGGCAGCACCCCGCTCTGTGACGCCTGTGCCTCGGGCAGCGTCGAGTGTGTGAAGCTCCTGCTCTCCCACGGGGCCAAGGTCAACCCGCCCCTGTACACGGCATCCCCGCTGCACGAGGCCTGCATGAGCG GAAGTTCCGAGTGCGTGAGGCTTCTTATTGACGTTGGGGCCAACCTGGAAGCTCACGACTGCCACTTTGGGACCCCACTGCACGTTGCCTGTGCCCGGGAGCATCTGGACTGCGTCAAAGCGCTGCTCAACGCAG GCGCCAATGTGAACGCAGCGAAGCTGCACGAGACGGCGCTGCACCACGCGGCCAAGGTGAAGAACGTGGACCTCATCGAGATGCTCATCCAGTTCGGGGGCAACATCTACGCGCGGGACAACCGGGGGCGGAAGCCGTCCGACTACACGCGGAGCAGCAGCGCCCCCGCCAAGTGCTTCGAGCACTACGAGA AGACACCTCTGACCCTGTCCCAGCTCTGCAGGGTGAGCTTGAGGAGGGCCACTGGCGTCAGAGGGCTGGAGAAAATCGCCAAGTTGGACATCCCTCCCCGGCTCATCGATTACCTTTCCTACAATTGA
- the ASB13 gene encoding ankyrin repeat and SOCS box protein 13 isoform X1, with the protein MKRCLRDLGSKQGFWVERTPVHEAAQRGETRQLQQLIENGACVNQVTVDSITPLHVASLRGQAQCVQLLLAAGAQVDARNIDGSTPLCDACASGSVECVKLLLSHGAKVNPPLYTASPLHEACMSGSSECVRLLIDVGANLEAHDCHFGTPLHVACAREHLDCVKALLNAGANVNAAKLHETALHHAAKVKNVDLIEMLIQFGGNIYARDNRGRKPSDYTRSSSAPAKCFEHYEKTPLTLSQLCRVSLRRATGVRGLEKIAKLDIPPRLIDYLSYN; encoded by the exons ATGAAAAGGTGCCTTAGGGATCTGGGCTCCAAGCAAG gtttctgggtggagcGCACCCCCGTGCATGAGGCGGCCCAGCGAGGGGAGACCCGGCAGCTGCAGCAGCTGATCGAGAACGGGGCCTGTGTCAACCAGGTCACTGTGGACTCCATCACGCCCCTGCACGTGGCCAGCCTGCGGGGCCAGGCCCAGTGTGTGCAGCTGCTGCTGGCTGCCGGGGCTCAG GTGGACGCCCGCAACATTGATGGCAGCACCCCGCTCTGTGACGCCTGTGCCTCGGGCAGCGTCGAGTGTGTGAAGCTCCTGCTCTCCCACGGGGCCAAGGTCAACCCGCCCCTGTACACGGCATCCCCGCTGCACGAGGCCTGCATGAGCG GAAGTTCCGAGTGCGTGAGGCTTCTTATTGACGTTGGGGCCAACCTGGAAGCTCACGACTGCCACTTTGGGACCCCACTGCACGTTGCCTGTGCCCGGGAGCATCTGGACTGCGTCAAAGCGCTGCTCAACGCAG GCGCCAATGTGAACGCAGCGAAGCTGCACGAGACGGCGCTGCACCACGCGGCCAAGGTGAAGAACGTGGACCTCATCGAGATGCTCATCCAGTTCGGGGGCAACATCTACGCGCGGGACAACCGGGGGCGGAAGCCGTCCGACTACACGCGGAGCAGCAGCGCCCCCGCCAAGTGCTTCGAGCACTACGAGA AGACACCTCTGACCCTGTCCCAGCTCTGCAGGGTGAGCTTGAGGAGGGCCACTGGCGTCAGAGGGCTGGAGAAAATCGCCAAGTTGGACATCCCTCCCCGGCTCATCGATTACCTTTCCTACAATTGA
- the ASB13 gene encoding ankyrin repeat and SOCS box protein 13 isoform X4: protein MAAGAFCAAGFWVERTPVHEAAQRGETRQLQQLIENGACVNQVTVDSITPLHVASLRGQAQCVQLLLAAGAQVDARNIDGSTPLCDACASGSVECVKLLLSHGAKVNPPLYTASPLHEACMSGSSECVRLLIDVGANLEAHDCHFGTPLHVACAREHLDCVKALLNAGANVNAAKLHETALHHAAKVKNVDLIEMLIQFGGNIYARDNRGRKPSDYTRSSSAPAKCFEHYEKTPLTLSQLCRVSLRRATGVRGLEKIAKLDIPPRLIDYLSYN from the exons ATGGCAGCAGGTGCATTCTGTGCAGCAG gtttctgggtggagcGCACCCCCGTGCATGAGGCGGCCCAGCGAGGGGAGACCCGGCAGCTGCAGCAGCTGATCGAGAACGGGGCCTGTGTCAACCAGGTCACTGTGGACTCCATCACGCCCCTGCACGTGGCCAGCCTGCGGGGCCAGGCCCAGTGTGTGCAGCTGCTGCTGGCTGCCGGGGCTCAG GTGGACGCCCGCAACATTGATGGCAGCACCCCGCTCTGTGACGCCTGTGCCTCGGGCAGCGTCGAGTGTGTGAAGCTCCTGCTCTCCCACGGGGCCAAGGTCAACCCGCCCCTGTACACGGCATCCCCGCTGCACGAGGCCTGCATGAGCG GAAGTTCCGAGTGCGTGAGGCTTCTTATTGACGTTGGGGCCAACCTGGAAGCTCACGACTGCCACTTTGGGACCCCACTGCACGTTGCCTGTGCCCGGGAGCATCTGGACTGCGTCAAAGCGCTGCTCAACGCAG GCGCCAATGTGAACGCAGCGAAGCTGCACGAGACGGCGCTGCACCACGCGGCCAAGGTGAAGAACGTGGACCTCATCGAGATGCTCATCCAGTTCGGGGGCAACATCTACGCGCGGGACAACCGGGGGCGGAAGCCGTCCGACTACACGCGGAGCAGCAGCGCCCCCGCCAAGTGCTTCGAGCACTACGAGA AGACACCTCTGACCCTGTCCCAGCTCTGCAGGGTGAGCTTGAGGAGGGCCACTGGCGTCAGAGGGCTGGAGAAAATCGCCAAGTTGGACATCCCTCCCCGGCTCATCGATTACCTTTCCTACAATTGA